TTAGCCTTTAGCTTTGCATTTGAGgtgaaatttttggatttacGAAAGAGGAACAACTGCAAAAGCATTTGCCAAGGATACTTTCATTAATTAAGAACGAAATTCGGAGGCTCGAAAATGATCAGATAATGTCCTACTTTCAACCATAGACGATGTCAACCAAGGATTGGTAGATGTTGCTTTTAGGACTCCGCTGAGAAATCAAAGTATTTAGGGTTCTAGGGAGAGTATTTGGAGGAATTGCCAAAAGGACAGTACCCAAAAGAAGCCTACGACTTAACACGGAAAAACTTACTACGTCCAGGTATAACAAAGACTCTTGTAGGCCATGAGAAAGCCTATATATCAAAAAACAGAAATGGTAAATATCATTAATTTAAGGggtaaatacaaaattagttcatgtggttggcctaaattacaaatcactcattgtcgtataacaaataatttataggcccctctagttggcctaaattataaatcacttcctgtggtataaaaaataatttataggtcatcAGGGTAGGCCAAAACAACCGTTTACTCCTAAAATCAAATTTCAtcaagtaacttaacaaaatctgttactttgtcacgtcatactgctatattaaattaacataatctatTCTATCCCCAAATTTTACTCCGTGCATAACctccctcattttcatcttcttcgCCAATATTTGAGAGCATTTTACGAGAATTTGATGGTCACATTTTGTGAAGTGGCTAAcaaagatgaagatgaggaagGCTTACGCATGCggtaaaattttggagatataagagattaggttaatttactgtagctGTATGTAATATTAGCTGGCgtcgtaaaatgatgtgaaaaatcataattgtcatttttggAAGTCATACATTGATTCCAGtgagtaaactattattttggcataccttgaggacgtataaattatttgttatactacatatagtgatttgtaatttaggcgaACTACatgaacttataaattatttgttataccacaGGGAgtagggagtgatttgtaacttaggccaaccacaaggaccaattttgcatttatccctcaatttaattcaaattaaaactcaaaaaatgggCCATTGCTGGCATGGTTGGGATATGAAATAACTAAATTTGACATGTTATTTGACATCTTTGTACCTCTGAGAACGATACGCCTAAAACCATGCAATGCCTTCcattcccctctctctctcatctccctCCATTTTCccaatccctctctctctctctctctctctctctctgtgtctgttATGTGCCAATTTCActttcttaattttcattgctgaCCCTTCATAGATTGACGTAAAGTAGTGCTAAAACGTTGGAGGGCCATTTGGGGTAATTGGTTTCCATGGCTGGAACCTGCAGCAATCTCTCAGGAACTTTGAGGATACTTGGTGTTTAATTCCAGTATGTATTTTATTTCCATGATATGTTAATTGCCTATTAATCTTTCATTAACATATCTATTTTGATATGCCTTgtctttgttgattttttttcttttctctgtttCAATTAGACATGATTTTGTTGCATAATTTACATATAAATCAAGCATCACTTTCTTAATGTTTGGTTTCATTAAATTATGTGAGGCTGATTTACATGTATACCAATATATACAAACATTAATCTAGAatagatttttagttttcttcttcAAGCCAAAGAAAACTAATCTTCAACTTTATCCAACTAAGCATTTACATGGCATTCCCTTTCCCCTTTTTCCTCTTATTTGCATGAATTGTAATTATTATGAACTTCTGTTTCATTCCcccttttttcctcttattCTGACAGCATAAGGTTTGATAATATTAGATGGAATCTGGAATATGGACATCAAGGTGAACTATTAAAGTTTTGAGGAGgcaatttgtttcctttttccatGAAGGTGACCTTCTATCTTTGGAAAAAACTCTAGTTTGAATTCACTCATCATCATTATCCTCTGCTTCTGAGCCTTCAATGGTGGACACCTTCCAATTTGATGCATATGCATCACCCGCTGAAACTACTAGCATTCAAAAACTCAACCAGAATGATAAGATAGGATCCTTGGGGCaagaatcaaaaccaacattATTGGCCATGGAACCTGGACATGGAAGCAAAATTGATATTAATATCCTTGATGGGGCTGATCTTTCCATTCCAAAAAAAGGCTTAagtccatcatcatcatcatccaaaTCAATTACAGAACCTGGACATGGCAGCAAAACTGATACTGATCATTTGATGGCATATCCTACTACCAATCTTGGTGAACCAGATCTTTCTCTCCCAAGCAAAAAGCTAAGCccctcatcctcatcatcatcgtcTGCATCTGAATCTTCGCCTCAAGATACCTTCGAGTTGGGTGCAAATGCAGTCACTAATTTTTCCTCAGGTACTGCTAACTCAttacttatttcaaaatttgaagctACTAAAAAATGTAGTTCAAACCCTTAactttgctttgataccatgttaaattactactgaTCTCAAATGCTTAATATAATAGGAAAtggttaatttaatttaatttaatttatattctaacagatGCTTTTAGTATCTTCAAACTTGACAAGGACAATGAGATAGGGGCTTTGGAGCCTGATCTTTCTATGAACAAAAAGTTAGAGCCCTTGTTACCACTATCGTCATCTGACGAGCACTTAGAAACGAGTGCAAGTGCAGCCAACAAGTCTTCTTCAGGAAACACAAGCCCTCAATTAGCTTCGGATTATAACAAGAAGGATATTCCAAATACCTCCAATAAACAATCTAGCCATGGATTGGCAGGGGCGCCATCACCAATAGTAGTTTTAGGGCATAGTAATGAATTGAACTTAAAAGAGAAGTCAGCCACACAAATTCCTCCAGTGCAAGTGATGGATCGAAGTGGTGATTCTGCTTCTGCTCCATATAGGATTCCATCTTATGTCTTTGCTAGAACTAAATCTACAGCTCCAATGGAATGGAGTCTCAATTCAAATGAATCATTGTTTAGCATTCACACGGGAAACATGAGCTTCACCAGAGAACAACTCTACTGGATGAGTAAATCTGGTGAGCTGGATAAGCCTGCAGGTGAAGTAGCCATATCTGCTGCTCCTCAGTTGATTGACTTGTCAAGTAACCAGCCACCTCCAACCAACAAATCAACTGAAGTTGACCAAAAAATAGCTACTTTGAATGAAGGATTTGAAGTAAATGAAGGAAAAGCTGCGGCAACAATGAGGGAGGTTATaaaggaaaatgaagaagacTCTAGTAAAGAAAGTTCATCTACTGCAGAAGGACCATCTAATTCAGCTAGCATTTCAAATGGGAGTACGAAGTCTTTTGCTTTTCCAATGTAAGCTTCCTCTCTCTCAATTCTCAAGACCTTTTTGGAATTGCGTCAGGAAATAAGgcttttgtatatataaaaagccTCGTTTTCAAGCTTTCCTCAAAACTCagttttggggaaaaaaaagaagtttttcaCCAAACTGACTCATTTTTGCTTGGCACAACTTTGTATGTATTAAGAGCACTTTCTAAGCTCTTGAACGCAAGCTCAAACAGGTAATTAGTCTaaattagaaaaagagaaaagtgtGTGCACGTATGAGTTAACGCTTATGAGTTAACGCTTAATCATTTATTGAGCTTGTTGGGTCTTTAAGATTGTGAATTCATTTGGCATATTGAATAAATATCTAAATTTTCTTGTTACATGAAGATTGACAGGGGATGGTTCTCTGAAGTTAGGTTCAGGGAGGCAAAAGAAACAGTCAAAATCAAAGCAACTTTCGCGGCCACAGTCTCAGCCACAAACCCCTAAAGAATCACCAAATGAAGCTCGAACGACCCCTAAAGCAGCCCCATCTTTGGCTCATGGCAAATGGCTATCTTGCTTCTCTTGTTGCCCATTTTGTTCTTTAGGACATTGACTCATCTAAACTTTTTGCCTTAATACAAAATCTTGTCACTAATTGAGTACTCTACAAAGACTTGTATATTTGTGCAGGATAGAAGCCTAGTTTGAATCATTACAGGTTATGTTAAAAATGcagccttatatatatatataaaatcctgGAGTCTTTTATTCATAAATTTTCCTCCATATGTGTGCGTTTGTGGAATTAGGATCatttccagttcatttgaactagataatattcagttagttataacTTATATTGAATGTGTATTTTTCtcccatcaaaaagtgaaaagacaaaaatacttattcaatataactaattgaatattatccaattcaaatgaactagagaaaatcctgttttgtgtttgtgtgtctAAACATGACATGAATTTAATAGTCGTGTTAGTGTGTATATCGAGAATACGGTAG
This genomic interval from Corylus avellana chromosome ca3, CavTom2PMs-1.0 contains the following:
- the LOC132174006 gene encoding uncharacterized protein LOC132174006; this translates as MVDTFQFDAYASPAETTSIQKLNQNDKIGSLGQESKPTLLAMEPGHGSKIDINILDGADLSIPKKGLSPSSSSSKSITEPGHGSKTDTDHLMAYPTTNLGEPDLSLPSKKLSPSSSSSSSASESSPQDTFELGANAVTNFSSDAFSIFKLDKDNEIGALEPDLSMNKKLEPLLPLSSSDEHLETSASAANKSSSGNTSPQLASDYNKKDIPNTSNKQSSHGLAGAPSPIVVLGHSNELNLKEKSATQIPPVQVMDRSGDSASAPYRIPSYVFARTKSTAPMEWSLNSNESLFSIHTGNMSFTREQLYWMSKSGELDKPAGEVAISAAPQLIDLSSNQPPPTNKSTEVDQKIATLNEGFEVNEGKAAATMREVIKENEEDSSKESSSTAEGPSNSASISNGSTKSFAFPILTGDGSLKLGSGRQKKQSKSKQLSRPQSQPQTPKESPNEARTTPKAAPSLAHGKWLSCFSCCPFCSLGH